In Amycolatopsis jiangsuensis, the following proteins share a genomic window:
- a CDS encoding MFS transporter, protein MGLTFGRRTLLATTCSVTVATIYVAQPVLAQVGRDLGVPEADLGWLVTAGQLGYLAGLALLVPLGDLLDRRRLIAAHLLLAAAGMLLTAAATRLWLLLVGLAVAGLFAVVVQTTVAFAVDLATATDRGRTLGGVTSGVIIGILGARVVAGTLAGLWGWRSIYAALAVLLIVLTLFVLKLLPADHRSVRTTYGERLVALGRLFRERLFLSRGLTAFFLFASFGTLWSGLALPLAAAPWHLSTVQIGLFGIAGLAGALGAARAGRWADAGRAELVTGGALVLLVASWPAIGQANRSLWPVVAGVLDFAVQAVHVSNQHLLTGAHPHQTSSVVGGYMLFYSLGSALGATATTTMYSAAGWTGSSVLGAAFALCGLLAWAVSRRRAPRLGPGR, encoded by the coding sequence GTGGGCCTCACGTTCGGCCGGCGGACGCTGCTCGCCACGACCTGCTCCGTCACCGTGGCGACGATCTACGTCGCACAGCCCGTACTCGCCCAGGTCGGACGCGACCTGGGGGTCCCGGAAGCGGACCTGGGATGGCTCGTGACGGCGGGACAGCTCGGCTACCTGGCCGGCCTCGCGCTGCTCGTTCCGCTGGGAGATCTGCTCGACCGGCGTAGGCTCATCGCTGCCCACCTGCTCCTCGCCGCGGCCGGCATGCTGCTGACAGCGGCCGCGACACGGCTCTGGCTCCTGCTCGTCGGACTCGCCGTCGCCGGTCTGTTCGCTGTCGTCGTCCAGACCACCGTCGCGTTCGCTGTCGATCTGGCGACGGCAACCGATCGGGGCCGCACGCTCGGGGGCGTCACTTCCGGCGTCATCATCGGGATCCTCGGCGCGCGCGTGGTCGCGGGGACTCTCGCCGGCCTCTGGGGATGGCGAAGCATCTACGCGGCACTCGCCGTGCTCCTCATCGTGCTCACGCTCTTCGTCCTGAAGCTGCTGCCGGCCGACCACCGTTCCGTCCGGACGACGTATGGCGAGAGGCTGGTCGCGCTCGGTCGTCTCTTTCGTGAGCGCCTGTTCCTCTCGCGTGGGCTGACCGCGTTCTTCCTCTTCGCTTCCTTCGGCACGCTCTGGAGCGGACTGGCGCTACCACTCGCGGCCGCACCGTGGCACCTGAGCACAGTGCAGATCGGCCTCTTCGGCATCGCCGGACTCGCGGGTGCACTGGGAGCCGCGCGAGCGGGGCGATGGGCCGACGCCGGTCGTGCCGAACTCGTCACGGGAGGCGCGCTCGTGCTCCTGGTCGCGTCCTGGCCGGCAATCGGACAGGCGAACCGGTCACTCTGGCCGGTCGTCGCCGGTGTCCTCGACTTCGCGGTCCAGGCTGTGCACGTCAGCAACCAGCACCTGCTCACCGGCGCGCACCCGCACCAGACGAGCAGCGTCGTCGGCGGCTACATGCTCTTCTACTCGCTCGGGTCCGCACTCGGAGCGACCGCCACGACCACGATGTACTCCGCCGCCGGGTGGACGGGATCCAGCGTGCTCGGAGCCGCCTTCGCGCTCTGCGGGCTCCTCGCCTGGGCCGTCAGCCGGCGGAGAGCCCCACGTCTCGGGCCAGGTCGGTGA
- a CDS encoding TetR/AcrR family transcriptional regulator: MSSPTRRGRARAATEQDIRRTARKLLVDQGPEAVTLRAIARELGITAPALYRYYESRDDLLENLRLDVCADLAAELADDIAVLPAEGMLQLFAICKGFRRWAITHTKEFTLVFASPTGGVGTTSGSALHRLDEPFGRIFLVTAGHVLAQHDLVMPPNDVVPPELRDDLVAFQRDLLAVLAESGREIPPDKLDVGLTYLMIQFWARLYGHVTLEVFGNYPIPVSKPDVLFEAMLTDLARDVGLSAG, translated from the coding sequence ATGAGCAGCCCCACGCGCAGGGGCCGCGCGCGAGCGGCTACCGAGCAGGACATCCGGCGGACCGCCCGAAAGCTCCTGGTCGACCAGGGTCCCGAAGCAGTGACGCTGCGGGCGATCGCCCGGGAGCTGGGGATCACCGCGCCGGCCCTCTACCGTTACTACGAATCGCGCGACGACCTGCTCGAGAACCTCCGCCTGGACGTGTGCGCGGATCTGGCCGCCGAACTGGCCGACGACATCGCGGTGCTGCCGGCCGAGGGCATGCTCCAGCTGTTCGCGATCTGCAAGGGCTTCCGGCGCTGGGCCATCACGCACACCAAGGAGTTCACGCTGGTGTTCGCGTCGCCGACCGGCGGCGTCGGCACCACCTCCGGCAGCGCGCTGCACCGCCTCGACGAGCCGTTCGGCCGGATCTTCCTGGTCACCGCCGGGCACGTGCTGGCCCAGCACGACCTCGTGATGCCGCCGAACGACGTGGTGCCCCCTGAGCTGCGCGACGACCTGGTCGCCTTCCAGCGCGACCTGCTGGCGGTGCTGGCCGAGTCCGGCCGCGAGATCCCGCCGGACAAGCTGGACGTGGGGCTGACCTACCTGATGATCCAGTTCTGGGCCCGCCTCTACGGCCACGTCACGCTCGAGGTGTTCGGCAACTACCCGATCCCGGTGTCCAAACCGGACGTGTTGTTCGAGGCCATGCTCACCGACCTGGCCCGAGACGTGGGGCTCTCCGCCGGCTGA
- a CDS encoding ribokinase, which yields MSAVLVVGSANADLVVPVERRPAGGETVLGGDTTVSPGGKGANTAAAAGRLGADVALLGAVGDDAHGRLLRESLTAAGAGTQYLRTVDRPTGIAYITVTPDGENSILVSPGANSALEPADLTDDVFDGVRVLVTSLEVPLPTVERAVRQARSKGVRVLLNLSPAAELSGETLAALDVLLVNEHEAGYLLAEEDADPRRLLDLGPRAAVVTRGAAGAVVVEDGKSTTVESPRVEAVDTTGAGDAFAGALAASLARGADLVEAARLAVRVAAVSVTRHGAQPSYPTAAELE from the coding sequence ATGAGCGCTGTGCTGGTCGTGGGGTCCGCGAACGCCGATCTGGTGGTGCCGGTCGAGCGCCGTCCCGCGGGCGGCGAAACCGTGCTGGGCGGGGACACCACCGTGTCCCCCGGAGGCAAGGGGGCGAACACCGCGGCCGCGGCCGGCCGGCTCGGCGCCGACGTCGCCCTGCTCGGCGCGGTCGGCGACGACGCGCACGGCCGCCTCCTGCGCGAGTCGCTGACCGCCGCGGGCGCCGGCACCCAGTATCTGCGGACCGTCGACCGGCCCACCGGCATCGCCTACATCACCGTCACCCCGGACGGCGAGAACTCGATCCTCGTCTCCCCCGGCGCCAACTCGGCGCTGGAGCCCGCCGACCTGACCGACGACGTGTTCGACGGTGTCCGCGTGCTGGTCACTTCGCTGGAGGTGCCGTTGCCGACCGTCGAACGCGCGGTCCGGCAGGCGCGGTCGAAGGGCGTGCGGGTCCTGCTGAACCTTTCCCCCGCCGCGGAGCTGTCCGGGGAAACGCTGGCCGCGCTGGACGTGCTGCTGGTCAACGAGCACGAGGCCGGGTACCTGCTCGCCGAGGAGGACGCCGATCCACGCCGGCTGCTCGACCTCGGACCGCGCGCCGCCGTGGTCACGCGGGGCGCCGCCGGGGCCGTGGTGGTCGAGGACGGCAAGTCGACCACCGTCGAGTCACCGCGGGTCGAGGCCGTGGACACGACCGGTGCCGGAGACGCGTTCGCGGGCGCGCTGGCCGCGTCGCTCGCCAGGGGTGCCGACCTCGTCGAAGCCGCCCGGCTCGCGGTACGAGTCGCGGCAGTCAGCGTCACCCGCCACGGCGCGCAGCCCTCCTACCCCACGGCAGCCGAGCTGGAATGA
- the ptsP gene encoding phosphoenolpyruvate--protein phosphotransferase, whose product MSESAATPAEPSTHRSPLTGVAVSPGRASGPVVRVAEPLGEPASTPEPADPDAEAARIEPAARAVAARLEAQAEAATGEAATILVTTAAMAADPALATQAHQLVTARNIPAARAVYQAAEGFAEALAAAGGYMAERVRDVRDVRDRLVAELLGVAPPGVPELTSPSVLVARDLAPADTAGLDPDKVLALVTEEGGPTSHTAILARALGIPAVVAVRGLLASDAKALAVDGDTGVVAVADPSAPVVAAVAAGPAEWNGAGATSDGHPVKVYGNVGSPADAQAAADAGAEGVGLFRTEFCYLDAPTEPSVEAQRNAYTAVLSPFRGKPVIVRTLDAGADKPLAFLSPEAEPNPALGVRGLRVAFDRPEVLDRQLAAIAGAAAESGAEVSVMAPMVATVEEAAWFAGRVRAAGIARAGVMIEIPAAALSAREILEAVDFVSVGTNDLAQYTFAADRQLGAVAKLNDPWQPGLLRLLKLIGDAASATGKPAGVCGEAAADPRLALVLAGLGLTSLSMNAPAIRTVGATLATVSLARARELAAAALATADPVAAREAVAGALAG is encoded by the coding sequence ATGTCTGAGAGTGCGGCCACTCCGGCCGAGCCGAGCACGCACCGTTCGCCGCTGACCGGAGTCGCGGTGAGCCCGGGGCGGGCCAGCGGTCCCGTCGTGCGGGTCGCCGAACCGCTCGGCGAGCCCGCGAGCACGCCGGAGCCTGCCGACCCCGACGCCGAGGCGGCGCGGATCGAGCCCGCCGCCCGAGCGGTCGCCGCGCGGCTGGAGGCCCAGGCCGAGGCCGCGACCGGCGAGGCGGCGACGATCCTGGTCACCACCGCCGCGATGGCCGCCGACCCGGCGCTCGCCACTCAGGCCCACCAGCTGGTGACGGCGCGGAACATTCCCGCGGCCCGCGCCGTCTACCAGGCTGCCGAAGGATTCGCCGAAGCACTGGCGGCCGCCGGCGGGTACATGGCCGAGCGGGTCCGCGACGTGCGCGACGTGCGCGACCGGCTCGTGGCCGAGCTGCTCGGCGTCGCACCGCCCGGCGTGCCCGAGCTGACCTCGCCGAGCGTGCTGGTCGCCCGTGACCTGGCCCCCGCCGACACCGCCGGGCTCGACCCGGACAAGGTGCTCGCCCTGGTGACCGAGGAGGGCGGCCCGACCAGCCACACCGCGATCCTCGCCCGGGCGCTCGGCATTCCCGCCGTGGTCGCTGTCCGCGGGCTGCTGGCCTCCGACGCGAAGGCACTGGCCGTGGACGGTGACACCGGAGTGGTCGCCGTCGCCGATCCGTCCGCGCCGGTCGTCGCCGCCGTCGCGGCCGGCCCGGCCGAGTGGAACGGGGCCGGCGCGACCTCCGACGGACATCCGGTGAAGGTGTACGGCAACGTCGGCTCCCCCGCGGACGCCCAGGCCGCCGCGGACGCGGGCGCCGAGGGCGTCGGCCTGTTCCGCACCGAGTTCTGCTACCTCGACGCGCCCACCGAGCCGTCCGTCGAAGCGCAGCGGAATGCTTACACCGCGGTACTTTCGCCGTTCCGCGGCAAACCGGTCATCGTGCGCACCCTGGACGCCGGCGCGGACAAGCCGCTGGCCTTCCTCTCGCCCGAGGCCGAGCCCAACCCCGCGCTCGGCGTGCGTGGCCTGCGCGTGGCCTTCGACCGTCCGGAGGTGCTCGACCGGCAGCTGGCGGCCATCGCGGGCGCGGCGGCCGAATCCGGTGCGGAGGTTTCGGTGATGGCCCCGATGGTCGCCACCGTCGAGGAGGCCGCCTGGTTCGCCGGACGCGTTCGCGCGGCCGGGATCGCCAGGGCCGGCGTGATGATCGAGATCCCCGCCGCCGCGCTGTCCGCACGCGAGATCCTCGAAGCCGTCGACTTCGTCTCCGTCGGCACGAACGACCTGGCTCAGTACACCTTCGCCGCCGACCGGCAGCTCGGTGCGGTGGCGAAGCTGAACGACCCGTGGCAGCCAGGGCTGCTGCGGCTGCTGAAGCTGATCGGGGACGCGGCGAGCGCCACCGGCAAGCCGGCCGGGGTGTGCGGTGAGGCTGCCGCCGATCCTCGGCTCGCACTGGTGCTGGCCGGGCTCGGGCTCACCAGCCTTTCGATGAACGCACCGGCGATCCGCACTGTCGGGGCCACCCTGGCCACGGTGTCGCTGGCGCGGGCGCGCGAACTGGCCGCGGCGGCGCTGGCCACCGCGGACCCGGTCGCCGCACGCGAGGCCGTGGCCGGCGCGCTCGCCGGCTGA
- a CDS encoding DUF1707 SHOCT-like domain-containing protein encodes MSEEETNTETSATEAKTLTTRDIRVSDDEREHVVGVLQKAIGQGMLTLDEFTERTDQALAARTRGELNTVLADLPGLLHPEAAPAQQAAGVPGYAPGQRLELNAKYSSLQRSGPWIVPPAVVVRTKYGSTKLDFTQARVSTPVVQIELDSKWGSVELIIPRDAAVDYNAITEIKLGSLDDKTGTNGGPGNPRYVITGRIVGGSLVIRHPRRGIFG; translated from the coding sequence ATGAGCGAGGAAGAGACGAACACCGAGACGTCCGCGACCGAGGCCAAGACGCTGACCACGCGCGACATCCGGGTGTCCGACGACGAGCGCGAGCACGTGGTCGGCGTGCTGCAGAAGGCGATCGGCCAGGGCATGCTCACCCTCGACGAGTTCACCGAGCGCACCGACCAGGCACTGGCCGCGCGGACCCGCGGCGAGCTGAACACGGTGCTCGCGGACCTGCCCGGCCTGCTGCACCCGGAGGCCGCCCCGGCCCAGCAGGCGGCAGGCGTGCCCGGCTACGCGCCGGGGCAGCGTCTCGAGCTCAACGCCAAGTACTCCTCGCTGCAGCGCAGCGGCCCGTGGATCGTGCCGCCCGCGGTGGTGGTGCGCACCAAGTACGGCAGCACCAAACTCGACTTCACCCAGGCCCGGGTCTCGACGCCGGTGGTGCAGATCGAACTCGACTCGAAGTGGGGTTCGGTCGAGCTGATCATCCCGCGCGATGCGGCGGTGGACTACAACGCGATCACCGAGATCAAGCTCGGCTCGCTCGACGACAAGACCGGCACCAACGGCGGCCCGGGCAACCCGCGGTACGTCATCACCGGCCGGATCGTCGGAGGCTCGCTGGTCATCCGCCACCCCCGGCGGGGCATCTTCGGCTGA
- a CDS encoding response regulator: protein MTARTITVMVVDDHPIWRDGVARDLAENGFEVRATAPDAPAAVRIARTVRPDVVLMDLNLGGTSGVEATREITAAVPDTRVLVLSASGEHSDVLEAVKAGASGYLVKSASATELVDAVRRTAEGDPVFTAGLAGLVLGEYRRMADIPAGAPEPPRLTDRETDVLRLVAKGLTARQIADRLVLSHRTVENHVQSTLRKLQLHNRVELARYAIEHGLDQE from the coding sequence ATGACGGCGCGGACGATCACCGTGATGGTCGTGGACGACCACCCGATCTGGCGCGACGGCGTGGCCCGCGACCTCGCGGAGAACGGGTTCGAGGTGCGGGCCACCGCACCGGACGCACCGGCGGCCGTGCGCATCGCGCGGACGGTCCGCCCGGACGTGGTGCTGATGGACCTCAACCTCGGCGGCACCTCCGGCGTCGAGGCGACGCGGGAGATCACCGCCGCGGTGCCGGACACCAGGGTGCTGGTGCTCTCGGCCAGCGGCGAGCACAGCGACGTACTGGAAGCGGTGAAGGCAGGCGCTTCCGGTTATCTGGTCAAATCGGCGTCGGCCACCGAACTGGTGGACGCGGTGCGCCGTACCGCCGAGGGCGATCCGGTCTTCACCGCGGGCCTGGCCGGGCTCGTGCTCGGCGAGTACCGGCGGATGGCCGACATCCCCGCCGGTGCTCCGGAGCCGCCGCGGCTCACCGACCGCGAGACCGACGTGCTGCGCCTGGTCGCGAAGGGGCTCACCGCACGGCAGATCGCCGACCGGCTGGTGCTTTCGCACCGCACGGTGGAGAACCACGTGCAGTCCACGCTGCGGAAGCTCCAGCTGCACAACCGCGTGGAGCTGGCCCGGTACGCGATCGAGCACGGCCTCGACCAGGAGTAG
- the macS gene encoding MacS family sensor histidine kinase — MSTPLIRDPATPLWRGVVLLRVVTWVFALGVGIAHRADFQRPWLAWSVLGAMAAWTLGSSLAYTRERGRRRGLVVLDVVLTTALMLTSPWILSDAQYAASAPLITTVWAAVGPLAAATRFGARGGVLAGLVVAVGTGLARETFDLDVFRDAVLLCASGLLVGMAATLARSSAETLARALRTEAATAERERLARSIHDSVLQVLARVRKRGLEAGGEAAELANLAGEQEIALRALVSSEPGPPGDGGTADLRSALHLLATTSVEVSTPAGTVELPAHLTAELVAVTRAALSNVEEHAGPGARAWVLLEDLGDEVVVSIRDDGPGIERGRLEHAAAEGRLGVVKSIRGRVAELGGTALLDSAPGRGTEWEVRVRKGGGR, encoded by the coding sequence GTGAGCACGCCACTCATCCGGGACCCGGCGACGCCGTTGTGGCGTGGAGTGGTCCTGCTTCGCGTGGTGACCTGGGTGTTCGCCCTCGGCGTGGGAATCGCGCACCGGGCGGACTTCCAGCGCCCGTGGCTTGCCTGGTCGGTGCTCGGCGCGATGGCCGCGTGGACCCTCGGGTCGAGTCTCGCCTACACGCGGGAACGCGGCAGGCGCCGGGGGCTGGTGGTCCTCGACGTCGTACTCACCACCGCGCTGATGCTCACCTCCCCGTGGATCCTCTCGGACGCGCAGTACGCCGCGTCCGCGCCGCTGATCACCACAGTCTGGGCGGCGGTCGGCCCACTCGCCGCGGCGACCCGCTTCGGGGCGCGGGGCGGGGTGCTGGCCGGGCTCGTGGTCGCGGTCGGCACCGGGCTGGCCAGGGAGACGTTCGACCTGGACGTCTTCCGCGACGCGGTGCTGTTGTGCGCCAGCGGTCTGCTGGTCGGGATGGCGGCCACGCTCGCGCGGAGTTCCGCCGAAACACTCGCTCGCGCGCTGCGCACCGAAGCGGCGACCGCGGAGCGGGAACGGCTCGCGCGCTCGATCCACGACAGCGTGCTGCAGGTCCTCGCCCGCGTGCGCAAGCGGGGCCTCGAAGCCGGCGGCGAGGCGGCGGAGCTGGCGAACCTGGCCGGTGAACAGGAAATCGCGTTGCGCGCGCTGGTGAGCAGCGAGCCGGGCCCGCCGGGGGACGGCGGCACGGCCGACCTGCGCTCGGCACTGCACCTGCTCGCCACGACGTCGGTCGAGGTGTCCACGCCGGCCGGTACGGTCGAACTGCCCGCGCACCTGACCGCGGAGCTCGTGGCGGTCACCAGGGCGGCGCTGTCCAATGTGGAGGAGCATGCCGGTCCCGGCGCGCGGGCCTGGGTCCTGCTGGAGGACCTCGGTGACGAGGTCGTGGTGAGCATCCGGGACGACGGACCGGGCATCGAGCGGGGCAGGTTGGAGCACGCCGCGGCCGAGGGCAGGCTCGGCGTCGTGAAGTCGATCCGCGGCAGGGTCGCCGAACTCGGCGGGACCGCACTGCTGGACAGCGCACCCGGTCGCGGCACGGAATGGGAGGTGCGGGTGCGCAAGGGCGGTGGCCGATGA
- a CDS encoding AI-2E family transporter, protein MSQPGRERREPPFLSETADVTGLIPRGLRVAAALSWRFIVVIAALWAILWLLGYLSSVVVPVSIALLLSALLAPAVSRLVRWHVPRGLATAIMLIAAIVVLGGLLTFVVTQISSGLPQLQAQLTNSLNQIRDWLINDLHLRQEQIQDFINQAIGFLQNNQSWITSTALTTASTVGEILTGLVLALFVTIFFLAGGEHIWSFLVRGVPNQVRARVNVAGRRGFASLVSYIRATAAVAVVDAVGIGIGLWAVGVPLVVPLATLVFLGAFIPIIGAVVAGGVAVLIALVTKGLIGAVIVLAIVIGVMQLESHILQPLLLGRAVKLHPLAVVLAIAIGLVAAGIAGALLAVPLLAVLNAGIRSLLHEPELDPATIDTLHGRVPEVAEHAREPEPDERGDEEEK, encoded by the coding sequence GTGAGCCAGCCTGGGCGTGAACGGCGCGAGCCCCCGTTCCTCTCCGAAACCGCCGACGTCACCGGTCTGATCCCCCGCGGACTACGGGTGGCCGCCGCGCTGTCGTGGCGGTTCATCGTGGTGATCGCCGCGTTGTGGGCGATCCTGTGGCTGCTCGGCTACCTGTCCTCGGTGGTCGTCCCGGTCTCGATCGCGCTGCTGTTGTCCGCGCTGCTCGCCCCGGCGGTGTCCAGGCTGGTGCGCTGGCACGTGCCGCGTGGGCTGGCGACAGCGATCATGCTGATCGCCGCGATCGTGGTGCTCGGCGGGCTGCTCACGTTCGTGGTCACCCAGATCTCCAGCGGCCTGCCGCAGCTGCAGGCGCAGCTGACCAACAGCCTGAACCAGATCCGCGACTGGCTGATCAACGATCTGCACCTGCGCCAGGAACAGATCCAGGACTTCATCAACCAGGCCATCGGTTTCCTGCAGAACAACCAGTCCTGGATCACCAGCACCGCACTGACCACGGCGAGCACCGTCGGCGAGATCCTGACCGGGTTGGTGCTCGCGCTGTTCGTCACGATCTTCTTCCTCGCCGGCGGCGAGCACATCTGGTCGTTCCTGGTGCGCGGCGTCCCCAACCAGGTCCGCGCGCGGGTGAACGTGGCCGGACGGCGCGGGTTCGCCTCGCTGGTCAGCTACATCCGCGCGACGGCAGCGGTGGCGGTGGTCGACGCGGTGGGCATCGGCATCGGGCTCTGGGCGGTCGGCGTGCCGCTCGTGGTCCCGCTCGCCACGCTGGTGTTCCTCGGCGCGTTCATCCCGATCATCGGCGCGGTGGTGGCCGGTGGGGTCGCGGTGCTGATCGCGCTGGTTACCAAGGGCCTGATCGGCGCGGTGATCGTGCTGGCCATCGTGATCGGCGTGATGCAGCTGGAAAGCCACATCCTGCAGCCGCTGCTGCTCGGTCGGGCGGTGAAGCTGCACCCGCTCGCCGTGGTGCTCGCGATCGCCATCGGCCTGGTCGCGGCCGGGATCGCCGGCGCGCTGCTCGCGGTGCCGCTGCTGGCCGTGCTGAACGCCGGGATCCGTTCGCTGCTGCACGAACCCGAGCTCGACCCGGCGACGATCGACACGCTGCACGGCCGGGTCCCGGAGGTGGCCGAACACGCCAGGGAACCCGAGCCGGACGAGCGAGGCGACGAAGAGGAGAAGTGA